In Apteryx mantelli isolate bAptMan1 chromosome 26, bAptMan1.hap1, whole genome shotgun sequence, a single window of DNA contains:
- the FBXO2 gene encoding F-box only protein 2 isoform X2 — protein MESLPEAVLIRILASIPAADLVLVCRLVCCQWKNLVDGAALWILKCQQEGLTGEESQENAENWQNFYFLSKRKRNLIKNPCGEEDLQYWGEVENGGDGWKIEELPGDFGKEFPSEDVHKYFVTSYEWCRKSQVIDLRAEGYWEELMDTTQPKVVVKDWYAGRSDAGCLYELCVKLLSENEDVLAEYKSETIAIPQDNDADWTEVSPQPFNHYP, from the exons ATGGAGTCCCTCCCTGAAGCAGTCCTGATCAGGATCCTGGCTTCCATCCCTGCAGCGGACTTGGTGCTAGTGTGCCGCCTGGTCTGCTGCCAGTGGAAGAACCTGGTGGATGGAGCTGCTCTTTGGATCctcaagtgccagcaagaaggcCTCACTGGAGAAGAGTCACAGGAGAATGCAGAGAATTGGCAAAACTTCTATTTCCTGAGTAAGAGAAAGAGGAATCTCATCAAGAACCCATGTGGCGAAG aagacttaCAGTACTGGGGAGAGGTAGAGAATGGAGGTGATGGCTGGAAAATTGAAGAGCTCCCTGGGGACTTTGGAAAAGAATTCCCTAGTGAAGATGTCCATAAATACTTTGTTACATCCTATGA GTGGTGTCGAAAGTCTCAGGTTATTGATCTTAGGGCTGAGGGCTACTGGGAAGAGCTGATGGACACAACCCAGCCTAAAGTTGTGGTGAAGGACTG GTATGCAGGACGCAGTGATGCTGGCTGCCTTTATGAGCTTTGCGTGAAGCTGCTCTCAGAGAACGAGGATGTGCTGGCCGAGTACAAGAGTGAAACTATTGCCATCCCACAGGACAATGATGCTGACTGGACTGAG GTATCACCTCAGCCATTCAACCACTATCCCTAA
- the FBXO2 gene encoding F-box only protein 2 isoform X1, translating to MESLPEAVLIRILASIPAADLVLVCRLVCCQWKNLVDGAALWILKCQQEGLTGEESQENAENWQNFYFLSKRKRNLIKNPCGEEDLQYWGEVENGGDGWKIEELPGDFGKEFPSEDVHKYFVTSYEWCRKSQVIDLRAEGYWEELMDTTQPKVVVKDWYAGRSDAGCLYELCVKLLSENEDVLAEYKSETIAIPQDNDADWTEISHTFSNYGPGVRFVLFEHGGQDTLFWKGWYGVRVTNSSVTVEP from the exons ATGGAGTCCCTCCCTGAAGCAGTCCTGATCAGGATCCTGGCTTCCATCCCTGCAGCGGACTTGGTGCTAGTGTGCCGCCTGGTCTGCTGCCAGTGGAAGAACCTGGTGGATGGAGCTGCTCTTTGGATCctcaagtgccagcaagaaggcCTCACTGGAGAAGAGTCACAGGAGAATGCAGAGAATTGGCAAAACTTCTATTTCCTGAGTAAGAGAAAGAGGAATCTCATCAAGAACCCATGTGGCGAAG aagacttaCAGTACTGGGGAGAGGTAGAGAATGGAGGTGATGGCTGGAAAATTGAAGAGCTCCCTGGGGACTTTGGAAAAGAATTCCCTAGTGAAGATGTCCATAAATACTTTGTTACATCCTATGA GTGGTGTCGAAAGTCTCAGGTTATTGATCTTAGGGCTGAGGGCTACTGGGAAGAGCTGATGGACACAACCCAGCCTAAAGTTGTGGTGAAGGACTG GTATGCAGGACGCAGTGATGCTGGCTGCCTTTATGAGCTTTGCGTGAAGCTGCTCTCAGAGAACGAGGATGTGCTGGCCGAGTACAAGAGTGAAACTATTGCCATCCCACAGGACAATGATGCTGACTGGACTGAG ATCTCCCACACCTTTTCCAACTACGGGCCTGGGGTACGCTTTGTCCTCTTTGAACATGGTGGCCAGGACACGCTGTTCTGGAAAGGATGGTATGGCGTACGTGTTACCAACAGCAGTGTGACAGTGGAGCCATAG
- the FBXO2 gene encoding F-box only protein 2 isoform X3: MESLPEAVLIRILASIPAADLVLVCRLVCCQWKNLVDGAALWILKCQQEGLTGEESQENAENWQNFYFLSKRKRNLIKNPCGEEDLQYWGEVENGGDGWKIEELPGDFGKEFPSEDVHKYFVTSYEWCRKSQVIDLRAEGYWEELMDTTQPKVVVKDWYAGRSDAGCLYELCVKLLSENEDVLAEYKSETIAIPQDNDADWTEFQGQL; this comes from the exons ATGGAGTCCCTCCCTGAAGCAGTCCTGATCAGGATCCTGGCTTCCATCCCTGCAGCGGACTTGGTGCTAGTGTGCCGCCTGGTCTGCTGCCAGTGGAAGAACCTGGTGGATGGAGCTGCTCTTTGGATCctcaagtgccagcaagaaggcCTCACTGGAGAAGAGTCACAGGAGAATGCAGAGAATTGGCAAAACTTCTATTTCCTGAGTAAGAGAAAGAGGAATCTCATCAAGAACCCATGTGGCGAAG aagacttaCAGTACTGGGGAGAGGTAGAGAATGGAGGTGATGGCTGGAAAATTGAAGAGCTCCCTGGGGACTTTGGAAAAGAATTCCCTAGTGAAGATGTCCATAAATACTTTGTTACATCCTATGA GTGGTGTCGAAAGTCTCAGGTTATTGATCTTAGGGCTGAGGGCTACTGGGAAGAGCTGATGGACACAACCCAGCCTAAAGTTGTGGTGAAGGACTG GTATGCAGGACGCAGTGATGCTGGCTGCCTTTATGAGCTTTGCGTGAAGCTGCTCTCAGAGAACGAGGATGTGCTGGCCGAGTACAAGAGTGAAACTATTGCCATCCCACAGGACAATGATGCTGACTGGACTGAG
- the LOC106482440 gene encoding F-box only protein 6-like: MTTISDLPEDVLVELLSMLPAQDLICACRLVCTQWRYVVDLTTLWKRKCQREGFHTQNLDRSIPDWKIFYMLCNLKRNLIKNPCAEESFQHWKLDKNEGDKWRIEELPGPLGREMPDPKVHKYFVTSFGPCFKSQLITLKNEGYWNELMDEKRPEIVVKDWYAARFDCGCRYEITVRLLSEDYIVLEEFHPEPVVIEQWSDAMWREISHTFYNYPAGVRYIWFQHGGQDTQFWAGWYGIRVTNSSITIGPWTLL, translated from the exons ATGACAACCATTTCTGACCTTCCAGAAGATGTCCTGGTGGAGTTGCTTTCCATGCTCCCAGCCCAGGATCTGATCTGTGCCTGCAGACTGGTCTGTACCCAGTGGCGATATGTGGTGGATCTAACCACTCTATGGAAGCGGAAGTGCCAGCGGGAGGGGTTTCATACTCAGAATTTGGACAGAAGCATCCCTGACTGGAAGATCTTCTATATGCTCTGCAACTTGAAGAGAAACTTGATAAAAAATCCCTGTGCTGaag AGAGTTTTCAGCACTGGAAACTTGATAAGAATGAGGGAGATAAATGGAGGATTGAGGAGCTGCCTGGACCTCTTGGGAGAGAGATGCCAGATCCAAAAGTACACAAGTATTTTGTCACTTCATTTGG ACCATGCTTCAAATCTCAACTTATTACCCTGAAGAATGAAGGATACTGGAATGAGCTGATGGATGAGAAACGGCCTGAAATTGTAGTCAAGGATTG GTACGCTGCCAGATTTGACTGTGGGTGCCGTTATGAAATTACTGTGAGGCTGCTCTCTGAAGATTATATTGTCCTTGAGGAGTTTCACCCTGAGCCAGTGGTTATAGAGCAGTGGAGCGATGCAATGTGGAGAGAG atTTCTCACACCTTCTACAATTACCCAGCTGGAGTTCGTTACATCTGGTTTCAACATGGAGGCCAAGACACCCAATTCTGGGCAGGATGGTATGGGATCAGAGTGACAAACAGCAGCATCACCATTGGGCCCTGGACATTATTATGA